From the genome of Phaeodactylum tricornutum CCAP 1055/1 chromosome 9, whole genome shotgun sequence:
ACGAAAGCGGAAGATACATCACCAAGAGCGAAAATCGAACTGtcacgtcgtcgacaactGAGGGAAACTCATTTGAAGGCGTTCCGCTCAACTGGGCCGATGTTCCTCTTGTTGGCAGGGAAAAAGAGGAGCGGACTATTCGGAACGTACTTTGCAAAAACCGACAAAAACAAGCAAAATCTGAAGCCATCTTTATCCATGGATCCTCTGGTACCGGAAAGTCGTCTCTGGTTCGTGCTGTCTTGTTGTCTGAACAGGAGAGAGGGCAAGAGTTCTGGGTGTCCGGAAAGTATGCACAAAGTGACGGCTTATCGAGACCATTCAGCGCCGTCATTGACGCCGCAACAGAACTCTGTCACACAGTACGTGATTCATCGGAATCGGTATCGATTAGAAACAACATTCGAAGCAACTTGACGGACGACGAGTTACAAATCTTATGTGCTGTCGTTCCCATGATTGGATTTCTGTTGCCAAATTCTACGGATCAGATCAATCCAACGTATGGTGTTGTAAATGAGTCAACTTTGATCCGCTTCATGAGTCTTTTTCGCGCTTTTCTCGCTGCAATATGCTCACCTTCACATCCCATCGTACTCTTTCTTGACGACCTACAATGGGCCGATGATGCATCAAGGAAGCTGCTGTCGTCTTTTTTCATGGATCTCGATCTCGAAAATTTCTTGTTCATCGGAATTGTCAGGGACGGTGAAGAGACTACGTTTGATCCGCCGGCAGACACTCTGATTCCGTGTCATCAGCTCGTTTGTGGATCGTTAATTGAGTCAAATGTCAACAAAATTGTTGCTGTGGCAACTGGTTTGAAGGAAGAGGAAACAAAGCAATTGGGGTGGATAGTCTTTCGAAGAACGTACGGAAATCCTTTTTTCGTCAAGCAGTTCCTTGAGTCACTCCATCGGGAGGAGCTGATTTCTTACAATGCTAAAGACGAACGATTTGATTGGGATGTTGATATAATTGCGAAAAGAATGAGCCCCTCCTCCAACGTCGTGGACCTTCTCGTTGACGAAATTTCGTCGTTGCCCCGCGACTCGCAACTGGTGTTAGTGATTGCCTCAACGCTCGGATACACTTTCGACGCAAGcgttttggaaacaattcTGGAATCAGTAGATTTAATGAGTCTTTTTCCCCGCAAACTTCTcctcgacgaagaaaatgCAGCTGCGGATCCTGTCGAAGCTCCATTACTTCAGAGCCATGATGCCTTCTGCAACGTGAACCTTCAGAAGTCTCTACGCAAAGCATCCAAAGCAGGTTTGATTCAACAGATATATCCAGGCAAATACAAATTCACTCACGATCGTGTCCAGCAGTCCGCCACTCGCCTTCTCCCTGGTGGGCGGAGAGGAGAGCGCATCAAGTCTAATCTTGGTTTGCTTGTCCTGGAATTGAGTCGCTCAAACAAGTCAGAGGACTGGATGCTTTTTACAGCAACCAATCTACTCCTCGAGAATTCAATCGATATTGACAACGACAAGGTAGCCAAGCTCTGTCTAGAAGCTGCTAAAAAAGCTTCGTTGCAAGCAGCTTTCAAATCTTCGGCCACGTACGCAGATTCCGGTCTGAAGAAACTTGGAAGCAGCGGCTGGAAAAGCAACTACGAGCTGTGTTTAGACTTGTGTAGTCTCTCGGCAGAAATGCACTATTCAAATGGTAACCTGAAGTCAACGAAAAAACGTGTCAAAATCATCGAAAAGAAAGCCTCCAAGGCAGAGGACAGATTTCGGGCGTACAATGTACTCATTGATATGCtcttttcggaagacgaCTTTTCTGGATGTATTGAGGAAGGTCAGCGTGGAATGGAATATCTTGGAGTAAAGACACCAAAGAATCCCGGTCTTCTCAACGTCGCGTCCAACCTTTTGAAGTGCAAAAGGCTGCTAGCCGGACGAAAAGCTTCCGATTTGAGCTCATTGCCGACAATGGATAACGCTACCGTAGAGGAAGTCTTACGCCTGATGTCCACGACAGCAATGGCTTCATGGCACAATGGCGACAACAATCATTGCGTTGTATTGTGCTTAATCATGTTTCAAACAACTCTCAAGCACGGTATTTCTGTACATGCGCCGTACGCTTTGGTGGCCTACGCTGTATGCCTTTCCCACTTAGGTGAGATGAAGGAGGCCGTAGAATATGGAACGGCGGCTTTACAATTGCTCAAACTACCAGGGATGGAGCCAGCTGTTGCGAAAACTTTGGTTGTTGTACATTCCTTTCTGTGGCATCTTAAATTTCCTATGCGAGAAAGTTCAGCAGAGCTCACCAAAGCGTATGAAGTGGGTGTGAAAGCGGCGGATTCACTTCAATCATGTATGGCTTTGCGTGTTGCTGGAGCGCTCGGAATTTTTGTCGGGGCAAAGTCCTTGCCGGAGCACGAAAGGTATGTGGGAAATGATTCAAAGTAGACTGGGGCGTTGAGCTCTGTACTAACACTTTCCTTCGCAGCGTCGTACAAAAGTTTTGTGTTACCTTGCGAGAGTACAAGCAATCCGGCGTACTGAAGATGCTGCTTCCATGGGCTCAGCTGATAGAAAATCTCCGCGGAAATGCGGAGTTGTCGACTGTTCTCCGAGGCACCTTTGCCGACGAGACTGCTATTGTTGAGCAGTTCAATTCTTCTTCTGCAAACGAGGTCAACCACAGACATGCCGCGCTTGCTACTCACTATGCTCGCATGGTGCTGCTCTATCTTTGCGGTGAACACCAGCTCGCCGAACTTGACCGCAAGAAATACTCTAAGGTTGAAGGCGAAATGTCGACTTACGTGCAaaaacttttccatttcgtTTTTGCGGCTCTCAATTGTTTCGCTTTGGCTCGTGAAAGCAGTAAAAAAGCACACATCAGCAAGGCAAAAAAATACATGAGTCTAGCCAAGCCGTACGTAAAGGAGGGATCTACGAGCGTTCTCGCTTTGATGGCTCTACTCGAGGCGGAACTTTTGGCGGCACACAAGAAGTATAGCCCAGCGAACGACCAATACAAACGCGCAATGAAGATGTTGAAACGAGAAGATTTTCAGCTACTGCACGGTATTGCGATGGAGCGAGCAGCATTGTGCCTCTTCGACAgtgggaaaaagaaagacggGGAGGTCTACTTGAAGCGGTCCTGGCGCAAATTTGAAGAGTATGGCGCTAAGGTCAAACTGGAACAAATGGAAAAATTACACGGTAGCATGGTTCACCTCTAGGTTTTCCTATTGATGTGATCGAACTCTTCCGTCGATAGGTTTACATTCGAGAATGTAACGGGGAAATAAAAATGAAATTCGCGATGGACGATAATTAATAGTACGTCAAAATTCATATTTCATTACGGCTGTCTTACCGTTACCATTGAGACCGAAACAGATTCATCTAGTCAAGCCGGTAGCGAACAACCGTCGATTTCGAGTACTTTCCAACGTCTAGTACACTTAGATCCGTCCAAAGACAAAATTGTTTGATCAATTTCTGATCCCAGGCGGACCTCGCCTGTCAATTGGCTGCAGCAAAACTTGTCACCGCCGACTAGCGCACACCCCACCAACTCAGGATTGGTACTGTGCAGGATAGTGTATATTCCCTGGGGATTTTCGACCGTGCCGGCGATGGCAACATAGCTGGCCGCGAGATCCCACTCTTGCTGAATACGAGTGTCAGTCTTTTCGCTATTGTGCTCGCCGGATGGAGCCTTCGACTCCATCACTGACTGAATCGCGTCTCGCAACGACTGGCCAACACAAGCCTGAATATCTGCCGATCCAGATATGTACCCCGGTTGTTGATTGCTTGTGCTTATTTGATGGACGGGCCTGCCGACCGCGTACGCGAAATGATCCCCGGCACGGACCCAATAACCCGATCGGACCCCGGTCACCCCGTTTTCTGCAAGCAATGCGAGTGCCATGAAAGGTCCTTGCGCCGTACTAGGCAACCGCCACCAACCTTCGGCGTAACTGCCGTCGTCACCCGTTTCTCGTAGCAGAATCGATCCGTCGTCTCGTGACGATTCCTGCGGAACGGAACAGCAGACCCCAATATCAAGTCCTCCGGAAGGAGGTTGATAGTCCAAATCCCGGCGCCAAAAGCACGTATGGAGTGGAATggaggacgatgacgacgtGGTGTTGTTGGCAGCTATCCAGCAAGTGTAGGATCCAAACGCATGGCGTCGCCCGCAGTCGTATCACCAATTTTATAGTTCAAAATTCCCGCAAAAGATTTCTGCACAAAGATTGTTTCTCTGTAATCGTGCAGTAGCCGTCGAGCGTCGGGACTGTAGTCGTTGAACCCTAGGGCCGATGGTCGAGGACGAATGCCGGCGGCTTGTGCGGCGAGCAACGACCGTCCCGGGCTGTTTTGTGGTAGCCGCAAGTCGACGTAGACTCGACTCTGGCTGGTTTGCGTCCACAGGACGAGAGTGGTGCGATCGGCATGggcgtcgtcgccaaggGGATCTTCTTCCCATTGGCGCTGCCAAACACCAGCAACGGGCAAAGGAGAAGGAATATGAAGGGTAGAACTATCCAACTCGCTCATGTTGATGAGTGTTTTGTCGATGGTGGACCGACCGAGGCCGTTTGCTgggttgacagtgataccGACAGGAGACCTGCCGAGACAAGTCTGGCACAGAGCTGACTGATTGCACTTTCAAGCTTCCGAACGATACTTACAACTTTAGAATCTTCCTTGTCCAGATAATTATGTATCTGAATAAATAGAATCCGACTTCGGGATTGAATTTACATAAGTGAGGATACCGTTCGCGAACGAAGGAAGAAGCGCTTTTCATCTGTAGGCATTACTTAGCTCTAGGTACAATCTAGACTAGAGCCGTTCCGGACGACGAGATCTAATTTAGTTCTTGCGCACAACATGAAAACACTAAACAAGGCGCCGTTCGTCTTCATCAATCCCGAAGCAACGTCATTCCAATTAAGACTGTACCACGCTCACGAAGCCAGAAAGTAGCGAAGGCGAATGCTGCCCGTATCGGGAAATATCTTAGCTTCTATCCGACAGGAAGCTGCCGCCTTGAAGTTGAGAAGTTTGCCTGCACTTGCATCAAACCTTGTGAAGGCACACGTTTTGTGCCTATACGTAAACCACCTGGTGTCACACCACCATCTTGACACCTTGCACAGTCAGCAGCGTAAAAGCTGCGTTCCCTCTATTTCTACaggtatatatatataatGTTGCTCACCTCACCATTTCTATAGGGAAACgacaccgcaaacaagatTCGTCGGTGACACGACGCAATCAAGTTTGAAAAAGTGGACGGGACGCAAAAATGTGCTCGCAAAGCGAACAATCGCGCACAATGCCATATCCGTCCCCAACTTTTACACTCACAATTTGCCAAAACTGGTCCTTTGGAACAGTCGCAACAGTTTGCGATTCCGGTATATCCACAACGACAACTCCAAGAATAACCAAAAGTACATCAAGCCCCAGTCTAACAACTAGGTCATCTACAGCTATATCTTCCAGTTCTCTCTTTCCATCACAATGCCACCGAACGCCCGCCCCTCCGCGACCCTTTTTTACGACGACTCAACGACGCCCGAGGTGCCTTCGTCCGCACGGCACGGTTCCAACTTGGGGCTCAAGAATGCCATTGCAGAAATGCTGGACAAGCATGCGGATACGGACGGTCTTTCCAAGATCAGCTCGGACAACGAGGACTGGACCGACGTCAAGCACAGCGAACGGAAGAAGCGCGATCGGATTCTCGACGATGGTGTCCTGATTGGGCTCATGAAAAAGTCAGACTATCAAGGTTTTAAGCGACTCGCTATCAATCTTACCATCATGGCTGCGACGGCCTTTGCGATTCACCGTCTCAATGTGCTCCCGGCGCTTATTATCCGCCAATCGCCATGGACGGTATCCCAGCTGGCCACTTTTGTTCCGCTGTACTTTTTCTACGGCTTCCAATTTCAGTGCTTTGCCTTTGCCGGTCAGCACGAGTTTCTCCACCGTAACGC
Proteins encoded in this window:
- a CDS encoding protein kinase (putative ATPase activity; contains tetratricopeptide repeat (TPR) domain) encodes the protein MIGFLLPNSTDQINPTYGVVNESTLIRFMSLFRAFLAAICSPSHPIVLFLDDLQWADDASRKLLSSFFMDLDLENFLFIGIVRDGEETTFDPPADTLIPCHQLVCGSLIESNVNKIVAVATGLKEEETKQLGWIVFRRTYGNPFFVKQFLESLHREELISYNAKDERFDWDVDIIAKRMSPSSNVVDLLVDEISSLPRDSQLVLVIASTLGYTFDASVLETILESVDLMSLFPRKLLLDEENAAADPVEAPLLQSHDAFCNVNLQKSLRKASKAGLIQQIYPGKYKFTHDRVQQSATRLLPGGRRGERIKSNLGLLVLELSRSNKSEDWMLFTATNLLLENSIDIDNDKVAKLCLEAAKKASLQAAFKSSATYADSGLKKLGSSGWKSNYELCLDLCSLSAEMHYSNGNLKSTKKRVKIIEKKASKAEDRFRAYNVLIDMLFSEDDFSGCIEEGQRGMEYLGVKTPKNPGLLNVASNLLKCKRLLAGRKASDLSSLPTMDNATVEEVLRLMSTTAMASWHNGDNNHCVVLCLIMFQTTLKHGISVHAPYALVAYAVCLSHLGEMKEAVEYGTAALQLLKLPGMEPAVAKTLVVVHSFLWHLKFPMRESSAELTKAYEVGVKAADSLQSCMALRVAGALGIFVGAKSLPEHESVVQKFCVTLREYKQSGVLKMLLPWAQLIENLRGNAELSTVLRGTFADETAIVEQFNSSSANEVNHRHAALATHYARMVLLYLCGEHQLAELDRKKYSKVEGEMSTYVQKLFHFVFAALNCFALARESSKKAHISKAKKYMSLAKPYVKEGSTSVLALMALLEAELLAAHKKYSPANDQYKRAMKMLKREDFQLLHGIAMERAALCLFDSGKKKDGEVYLKRSWRKFEEYGAKVKLEQMEKLHGSMVHL